ATACCTTTAAGCTGCTTAACTGCGTGGCTAATCTCCATTTCACAGCTAGCACAACTCATCCCTTCAATAGGAATTTTTGCCACCAAGCTTCCTTGAGATAATGCTGCCGCCGGTAGACTTTTATCCGATACCTTCTGGCCAAAAACATAGGGGACAAAACTCATGCTGAGAAAGAATAGAAAAACCCCAGTGGCTAGTAAAAGGGTTATAAGCTCAATACGACTACTTTCCTCTTTTTTGTCCTCACAACTACAACTTCCTTTTTTAAACCCATACCGAATCCATGCCCAAAGAAGTAAAACTGCTCCCCCAATTAAAAAAACCCAGTGAAATTGACTAAAAAAAGCTGATCCCACCCCCAATCCCAGGGCTCCCAAAATAAGAGGACCAGCACAACAGCTCGAAGCCAGAATAGCGGAAAGGATTCCTAGCTTTGTGATTTTCATAACTCGCTCTCCTTTAAAGACCTAAGAATAGGACAATCATCCCTTTCTATTTTATTTTGACAATGACTGACAAGTTGCTCAAGCAGCTGTTTTATTCTCTCGAGATCTCTTATTTTGTTGTCTAGCTCTGCGATTTTTCTTAAAATCTTTAGGTTTACCTTTTCACAGCCATTTTCTTCGGGTAAAAAAAGAAGCTCTTTAATTTCTCGGAGAGACAACCCCAAGGCTTTAGCCCGTCTAATAAACTTGATTGTTTTTAACGCTTTCTCATCGAAAAGACGGTATCCCGAAGCAGAGCGCATGGGCTTATGAATAAGTCCCTTTCGCTCATAAAATCGAATGGTTTCAATTCCTACAGCCGACAGCCGTGCAAGCTGCCCAATAGTTAAAGGTTTATTGTTGGTTTTCTCTCCCACAACAAGAATATAAACCCTAAACTAAAGTATAGGGTCAAAAAAAATATTGATCGATTTTAAGCCCCTTAATCAAAATGAAATGCCTGTTGTTGTCTCCATTTGTTATATCTTTGGAGTGACTCTTCTATAACAGGGAAGGCTTCTTTTGAAGGAAGAAAATCTTCAACCACAACCTTTTTATGCTCAAGGGCTTTATAATCCTCAAAAAACCGCCGTATAACTCTAAGTTTATGGACTGGCAGTTCATGAATGTCATTGAGATGACTGTATTCGGGATCGCTTGTCAGGACACAAACCACTTTGTGATCAAGCTGACCTTGGTCTTCCATAACCATTAGTCCAATAGTCCGTGCATGAACAAGAGTCATAGGCAAGACAGGTTCGTCCCCAAGCACTAAAACATCAAGAGGATCCTTGTCTTCAGCGAGTGTCCGAGGAATAAATCCATAGTTGGCTGGATAGTAAACCGCTGAGTATAGGACCCTATCCAAACGTAAAAGACCTGTTTGTTTATCGAGTTCGTATTTGTTAGAGCTTCCCCGGGAGACTTCGATAACCGCATGAAACTGAGAGGGCAACTCTGTTGTTCCCGGAGAAACATCATGCCAAGGATGAAATACACCCCGCCATAAGGGGGAAAATGACGTTGTCATAAAAAAAAGGTTATAAAAAGACTTTGACAGCTCATAAGAAGAAATCAAGAAAAAGCTTAAAATGATTTATTCCTATTACTTCATTCTATCCTAAAGATGAGGAAATAAAGTGCAGCTACACCCTGTTTTGGGTTAGGCCTAGACTTGCGATCTCTTAGAAAGCAAATCTTAATAAAGTCAAAATGCAATAGGAATAAAGACTACGCCAAAAAAGGGGACCTATGGCAGCTAGGTTAAACAGGAAAAAAAACCAAGCATAAAAGCCTTTGGTTTTTTTATCACCCTTCGAATCTAGCTACCTCAGGAAAACGTGTTATCATTTCAATGCCCATTAGGGCATATTTTGCACCCGCTTCCCCCAGTTTTTCAAGAGTTGGATAACCGAATCGGTGGACGTCACGAAGGGTTTTATTGACCACAACAAGCCTTCCTCCAAACAGGATCACCCTCCCGAAACCTTCATGATGCATGCTCATCATCGGCACAACTAATACTCCAGTCCTTTTCTCGATAGTCAATGCCACAGCATTGAAAAAAAGTTCTACTCTCCACAAAATATCTGGATCTGGATCACCAATAATAGGGATCTCTTTTCTTTTCTGGACATCAATAATATAATCTTTTAACAGTTCCTCATTCTTTTTCCCATCCCAACTTCCATAGGTATCTTGAGCTCGCATTTGATTAACAAGTTCATCAATAAAATCACTCACAAGCTGGCTATCCACTTTTTCTTCTTTTAGTTTCATGTCTATTCCTCTTCAAAATTAAAAACCTTCTCTTTTCCTTTATTCATCGCTTTCCTTAGCCATGGTGGAGGGGTTCCATTAAGAATCTGCCGTAGCCTAATAAGGATATCCTCAATCGACTCAGCATTGTTAGATTTTACAGGATGTATCCCTTTAGCCACTACCCTTGCCGCTCCAGAGCCACCAATGGCAGCCACATAGAGGATCGAGCAATCCTTGATAACTTCTAACTTTGGCTCAAGTTTATCTTCGTTACCATCTTCTTTCAGATCCCCATCAAAGCTGACCGTTTGAAGATGCCGGTGGCTATCTTTTTCCACCTCAAAGATCATGATATTCTTTGCCCAGCCAAAATGGGCATCAACTCTTTTTAAATCCTGCGTTGCAAAGGCAACTTTCATCGTCTATTCCTTCATGATTTGTGTTTTTTAAAGGGCTGACCTCTGGGTTTTCTTCATGATGCTCAATAATGAGATTGGATATTTCAAAAAGAATATTTCGGCTTCCCCTATATCCAACATTTAACTTATGAGCCGCTCCAACCCTATCGAATAGTGGAAAACCTATTCTATAGAGGGGTATGCCCAATCTTCGCGAAACTCCTCTGCCATGCGAATGAGTAAGAATCAGATCGGCCCCAGTAGCCCTTATCTCAAGATCTTCCAGATCCCCTATCATCACCTCTTCACAGGGCAGGCTGTGAAGAAGAACGGAATCTGTAGTGGTTACCGCTGTAGTTATTTGAGCTCCCATTTCAACTAACAAATTGGCTATTGCCCATAAAAGATCGGGCTCCGCACCAATAGCCACTTTGAGTCCCCCAAAATAAAACTGACAATCAAGCATAGCGTCGAGAAGTTGAGACCTTTGACGACGATATTTTCCGGGAACAGGCCTAGCTGATAAACAAGAAAGCCTCTCTAAAAAATGATCAACGGCTCTAAGACCAGTAAGTCGATCGAAAATATAAAAAGGGATTCCTGTTTTCATCTCTAAGGTCAAAGCTGCCCCTCTCATCTGCTCACCAATAGCAATGGTAAATTGGGATTTTGCCATTTCTTGAACCATCTCTAGTTCAGTTCCTCCCGTGGTTGTGGGAGAAAATTCCTCTGGAACATGTCCATCAAGCGACCCTGAAATATCGGGTAAAATAATGGGAAATAGCCCGAAGTCTTCTACCATCTGCCTGATCTCTTCTATATCCGCAGCGGTCAAATGGCTTGCCGTCAGAATGTTGATCTGACCTTTTATCGTTTCTGTAGAGGCTTCAACAAGTTCTTCTATCATTTTAGTCACTGTCTTAGACCAACCATCCTGGAAATCGCCAACGAAATCTGGGGTTGAAACATAAATCAGCTTGCAATCGTCGATCTCGGGATGTCTTTGGCGGACGATTTTTATATAGCTTTCCACATCATCCCCTTTCGTTTCAGTCAGTCCCGTTGAACAGATCCCTATTATTCTAGGTCTTGCTCTTTTATAAATGTTCAATACAGCCTGTTCTATATTATCAAGCCCACCCATTATCGTTGTGACTTCGTTCATGGCTGTTGTTTGCAAGGGGATCATTTCCCGGAAATGACGAACAAAAAGAACAAGACCAAAGGCTGTACAGCCTTGAGAGCCATGAAGAACGGGCATACAACGGTTCATGCCCATAAAGGCAAATGCTCCCCCAATAGGTTGACTCATCTTTAGAGGACTGACTGAACAAGCTTTTTTACCGTGTAAAATCGTTGCCATGAGTACCTCATTCAATCCCATGGAGCAGGGGTTTTAACCACTGCCCAAACAGGATTGCTAAGTGCACGATCGATCTGATCAACCAGATTAACCATCCCTTCGTAACCCGCGTAGGCATGATGTCTTTCTTGGTTGATGTCTAACCAAGGGACTTTGGCTTTCAAGGCCACAAACTGCGATCTTCCTCCCGAAAGCAGAATATCGGCCTCTGCCTCTTTAAGCATTTTATACATTTCTTTAGGAGTCATCTCCTCAATCATGTGAGCATCCTCACCCATGATTTTCTTTATCCTTTCCTTGTCCTCGGCTGTTGATTTCTTGACGCTTGTTCCCACTACAATCAGCCCAACCTCTTGCAAAGCCGAAACGACTGACCAAGATTTAACTCCTCCAGTAATCAATAGGACTCTTTTGCCCGAAAGTCTCTTTTTGTATTTTTCCATCCTTTGCCATGCCCTCTGTTCTTCATGGCGAATTAAAATTTCGGTTTTGGCTAGCAGCTCTTCAGGAGCCCCTCTTTGCACAAGCAATCGTGATATATTTCTTAAAGCATCACTCATGTCCGAAATACCGTAAAAGGACCCCTCAAAAAAGGGAATCCCATAGCGCTCTTCCATCTTTCTAGCAATGTTAACCATCGCTTTTGAACACACCAGCATTGCTGCCCTAGCTCGATGACAACTGGCTATTTCTCGATAGCGACTATCCCCCGTAATACAGGCGGCTATCCTTATGCCGAGCTGGTCAAAAAGGGGTTTTACCTGCCATAATTCTCCAGCCAAGTTATATTCTCCGATAATGTTAATATCATAAGGAGTAGTGATTTCGGGCTCTTCAGTCCCAATCACATAGTCTAAAAGAGCTTCTCCAGCGAGCTTATTTCCAAGATTTTTACTCCCTGCAAAGCCTGGAGATTGTATAGGAACAACGGGTATACCGAATTTTTCTTTTGCCGCCTTACAGACCGCCTCTAAATCATCCCCGATCAACGCAGGGATGCAAGTGTTATAAACAAAAACAGCCGGAGGATGGTATTTTTCGATTGCCTCTCGTATGGCCTTGAATAACTTTTTTTCCCCTCCATAGATAACGTCCATTTCGTTTATGTCTGTCGTAAAGCCCATCCGATAAAGCAGAGAACCCGATGATTTCGATCCCCTATTATCCCAGGAATTGCCTTCACAGGCTATAGGACCATGAACAAGATGGACAACATCAGTAATAGGCTGCAAGGCAATCTTGGCTCCATCGAATGCACATCCACCGGCAGCAGCCCCAGGCTGCAATATTTTTGTGCATCCTTTTTTCCTTTCTTTATCTGATTTTGAACGGTTTTTCTGGCAGGCTGGTTCATTAAATACTTCTTGGATCTTTGCAGAAAGGGTGCCATTCATAGGTCCTCCTCCTTGCAGCCTTTTTTCCCTAATTATCAGCGTATAATGTCATAGCTATAATCTGACTTGGCCGGTACTATTGTATTTTTGTCCATCTCATCAAAGATTTTATCCAAAATCCACACCAGCACGTTTAACCCCCCTTGATATCCCCAAATCGGATAACGGTGATGATGGTGCCGATCGAACAGAGGAAATCCGATGCGAATGAGTGGAGTACCCGTATCTCTTTCCAAGTATTTTGCATAAGTGTTACCAATGAGAAAATCAACGGGTTCGGTAAACAGAAGGGAACGCATATGCCAGAGATCTTTGCCCGCATAGACATTTCCGTTTTTACCAAAGGGAGAAGAAGCCAACAGGGCTTTTGCCTTTTCCTCCCATTCTTTGCCTCCATTGGTGCACAAGACATGAACAGGTTCGGCTCCAAGTTCCAGCAAGAAACCGGTCAAACCCAGGGCCATATCTGGATCCCCAAAAAGGGCAAAACGCTTCCCATGAATATGAGCCGTTGAATCGGCAATAGCATCAACCAGTCTGCCTCTTTCTTTTTCAAGTTCTTCTGGAATTGGTTTTCCCGACAGCTTGCTGATTTCCATCAGCAGTTCATCGGTTGCACGAACCCCAATAGGACAATGAAAGGCAATTGTTTGCTGCCCCTTTTCAGCGATATAAGGAAGGGTTTTTTCCGTGCAAAATCCTTGAATCGAAATTGTCGCTTTCGAATGAAGGGCTTCGGTGATATCTGAAAGTTTTGTCCCTCCATCATACATTCGAAACGTGCCATCAGTAGGGGTATCCCATACATCGCTATTATCTGATACTACGAGGTAGTTTACACCCATCAGATTGAGTATTCTTTTGAGCTCCCTCATGTTCCCAACGGTATAAGGATCAAAACCCCCAATAATATTTATCCTCTCCACTGGCTTTCTTTCCACTGGGGGAATAGTCCCTGCTTTGCCATCCCAAAAATAGCTCAAAATGCCTTTCATCATGTTATCGTAACCGGTCACATGACTGCCAACAAAGGATGGGGTATGGGCGAAGGGAACGTCGAAATCCTGGGGAATACTTCCTTTATCCCTGGCATTCTTAATAAAAGCATTAAGATCATCTCCAATCACTTCGGCCATGCAGGTTGTCGAAACCGCAATCATTTTCGGCTTATAGAGTGAAAAAGAATTGGCCAATCCATCGATCATGTTATTGAGTCCACCAAAAACCGCAGCATCTTCAGTCATCGAAGAGGAAACACAGCTGGAGGGTTCCTTGAAATGCCTACTGAAATGGCTGCGAAAATAAGCCACGCAGCCCTGGGAGCCATGGACAAACGGCAAGGTGCCTTCGAATCCGACCGCAGCGAAAATGGCTCCCAGGGGTTGGCAGGCTTTGGAAGGATTTATGGAAATAGCTTCCCGGGCAAAATTTTTCTCCCTGTAGTCCCAGCTTTTTGTCCATTCCCTAATTTTTTCAACCTCATTCGCTGGGGCAGGGTTTTCAAACTCGCATTTTTTCCTTTCGAACATTTCCAAATATTGGGGTTGTCTAAACAAGTTGAAATGATCAAGAACGTTTTCAGCATTTTGGCTTTTTGAAACATCAGTCTTTTCCATAATCCTTTCCTCCGTCTGGGTTAAGTTTAAATGTCCTTTTTAGGACTTTGTCTTCCAAGGAGCCGCAGTCATTTTCCATACCGGGTTATTAATCGCCATGTCCATATCCCGAGCAAAGATGGCAAATCCATCATATCCATGGTAAGGGCCAGAATAATCCCAGGAATGCATCTGGCGAAAGGGATAACCCATCTTCTGGAAGACGTATTTCTCTTTTATTCCAGAACCGACAAGGTCGGGCTGGAGGGCTTCAACAAACTTTTCAAATTCATAACCGGTTACGTCATCATAGATCAACGTACCATCCTTCACATAATGGGTAGTCCTTTGGTAGTCATCATTATGGCCAAATTCATACCCCGTGCCGATCACTTCCATTCCCAAATCTTCATAAGCCCCGATGACATGCCTTGGCCGCAACCCTCCCACAAAAAGCATCACTTTTTTGCCTTCCAGTCTGGGCCTGTACTTGGCGATGACAGAGTCGACCATGGGCTTATACTTGGCGATAACTTTTTCAGCCCCTTCCTTGATTTTGTCATCAAAGAAACTGGCGATTTTCCTTAACGATTCAGCAATCTTAGTCGGCCCAAAAAAGTTGTATTCTACCCAAGGGATACCAAATTTCTCCTCCATGTACCGGCTGATATAGTTCATTGACCGATAACAGTGCAAAATATTGAGTTTGACTTTAGGGGTTCTTTCTAGTTCTTTTAGGCTTCCATCACCAGACCATTGGGCAACGACTCGCAGTCCCATCTCTTCAAGGAGTATCCGCGAAGCCCAAGCATCCCCACCGATGTTGTAATCGCCGATAATAGCCACATCATAGGGGCTGGAAATAAAATCATCTTTTCTTTCAGCTGTCTTTTCCAAGACCCAATCCCGAATACTATCATTGGCTATATGATGGCCCAAGGATTGAGACACTCCCCTAAAGCCTTCACAACGAACGGGTACAATCGTTTTTCCCCCAAAATCACGACTTTTAGTTTTGGCTACCGCCTCTATATCATCCCCGATGAGCCCAATGGGACATTCAGACTGAATCGTTATTCCTTTATTTAAAGGAAAAAGTAACTGAAGCTCCTCAAGAGCCTTTGCCAGTTTTTTGTCTCCTCCAAAAACGATATCCCTTTCCTGGAAATCTGTCGTAAACTGCATGGTTACAAAAGTATCAACACCCGTAGTCCCTATATAATAATTGCGCCGAGAAGCCCAAGAATACTGCCCACAACCCACTGGACCATGACTGATGTGGATCATGTCCTTTATGGGACCCCATACTACCCCTTTAGATCCCGCATAAGCACAACCCCTTATGGTCATCACTCCGGGCAAGGATTTAATATTGGATTTTACTCCGCAATCCGGTTTACCCGACTCATATATATTAAGATGTTTGTCTCTCTTTTTTGCTGTCTTTTCCGGATAGGCTTTAAGCACTTCCTTAATGAGAGCTTTATTTTTTTCTTTCAGACTTATCGTCTGCGGATCGTCGATCGTCAAACTCATAGGGTATTCTCCTGTTTGGTTTTGCCATTTTCCCCAAAAGCTTTTTTTTTCGCGACTGATCGAACCCCCCTTTATTCATGGAACGAGGGGTTCGATCTTTCTTTGTCGCAATCAAACACACACGGCCGCTTCTTCTTCAACCTTGGCTTTGCCAATCAAGCTTTCGTCTTCTTTCTTCATGATTCCGTATTCCATCAGCATATCTTCAAGTTCATCCATTGTTACCGGCTTGGGAATAACTCCCTTGCCCGCATTCTCGTGTATTTTTCTAGCCAAAGTGCGGTATTCGTCGGCCTGCTTGCTATCTGGAGCATATTCGATCACAGTCATCCTTCTAAGTTCAGCATGCTGCACAACGTTATCCCTGGGAACAAAATGAATCAGTTTCGAACCCAATCTCTTGGCTAGAGCATCAGCAAGATCATATTCCCTATCCGTTTTCCTTTCGTTACAGATCAAGCCTCCAAGCCTTACTCCTCCAGAATTGGCATACTTCAATATCCCTTTACAGATGTTGTTTGCGGCGTACATTGCCATCATTTCCCCAGACATAACGATATAAATTTCCTGGGCTTTATTTTCTCGTATTGGCATAGCAAACCCACCACAGACGACATCCCCAAGAACGTCATAGGAGACATAATCAATGTCTTCGTAGGCACCATTCTCTTCCAAAAAATTTATCGATGTAATAACCCCACGACCCGCACATCCTACACCTGGTTCTGGACCTCCAGATTCTACGCAGCGGATATTGCGGTAACCAATTTTCATCACATCCTCGATTTCAAGATCTTCAACACTGCCTGCTTGAGCAGCCAAGTGCAGAATCGTATCTTGGGCCTTGGAATGAAGAATGAGCCTTGTAGAATCCGCCTTAGGATCGCATCCTACAATCAGGATCCGCTGTCCCATCTCAGCCAACGCCGCTAATGTGTTCTGAGAAGTAGTCGATTTGCCGATCCCTCCTTTACCATAAAATGCGATTTGCCTTATTCCACTCACAATTACCTCCTTTTTGCTAGTTGTTTCTGGCTAAAAACGCCTTTATTGCTCTATGAGCAGTAAGCATGCCAAAATCGTTTTTTTAGAGCAAAAACCTCCTGCCACTCTTATTTTCAGCTCATAGAAAAAAAGGGAGGAGGGGGCTTTGCCAAATTGAACCTATGAAAGCTTGGCTGATTCTTGATTTAGTCTATCTTCCAATCTGGCGCAAAAGCTGTTAAGAAAAAGACAAAAAAGAAAGATTTGTCGAAATGCTTACATGCCCCCCCATTTGATGACGGTCTAAGTATAAGAAGAAAGAATATGTAGGAACCTATCTGTTTTCTAGGGTTACTTTGTGGCATAATTTCTGCTTCAAAATTTGAGTGGGAATCAAAAGCCAGATCCTTTTAGCGGACACGACCTTACGGGATGGTGAACAAGCTCCCGGAGTTGTTTTGATTCCCAAACAAAAAGCTCAGCTTGCAAAGCTTTTGGCTCGATGTGGTATAAAGGAGATAGAAGCGGGAACACCCTCAATTGGCCAAGTTGAATTAGAAGCTTTTGATAAAATTCTTTCCCTCGGTTTAAAGGTTAGAATTGTTGCTTGGGGAAGAATGACCGATGACGATCTCAAAGCGGTTAAAGCCTCACAAGTATCCACGGTTAACCTTTCGATCCCCCTTTCCGATGTCCAGATCTTTACGAAACTAAAGACCGAGAAAAAACAAGTCCTAGAAAAAATAAAAGAATACGTAAGCAAAGCCAAAGAAATGGGACTGGAAGTAGCTGTGGGAGGAGAAGATGCTTCCCGGGCAAACAAATATTTTCTTATTGAAGCCATAGAAATGGCTAAACAGTTTGGAGCTTTTCGTTTTCGCTATGCGGATACCGTCGGTATTCTTGATCCCCTGCGCACCTTTAAAACTCTATCCTGGCTAAAAAAATGGACTTCTCTACCCCTCGAATTTCATGGGCATGACGATTTTGGGATGGCGACCGCCAACTCCATTGCTGCCTGGCAAGCGGGTGTTGATTCGATTAGTGCAACCCTCTGTGGTTTTGGAGAAAGAGCGGGGAATGGAGCACTCGAAGAAATCGCTTTTTTCCTTACTCTCAGGGAAAAAGTGGATACAGGGATTGATCTGAAGGCTCTTTTCTCATTGTGCCCGATTGTTGCTCGTTATTTTAAAAGAAAGATTCCCCCCTGGAAAAGCATTATTGGAGAAGATATTTTCCTTCATGAATCAGGTATACATGTGGATGGCATTCTCAAAAACCCGATAAACTATGAACCCTTTAATCCCAGTATCATAGGTAGAAAACATCGTTTTGCCCTAGGAAAGCATTCAGGAAGAAAGTCAGTCATCTGGACTTATGAAAAACTTGGCATTAAGCTAAGTGAGCAAAAAGCGCTCGAAATTTTAAACAAGATCAAGCAGTTTACCGTTGATAAAAAAAGAATCCCTTCGAAAGTAGAGTTACTCGAGTTTGTAAGTGATCAATCCCCCTGCATTTCCCAGACCACCCCATAAAATTGACTGCTTGCTCAAAGCTTGTTTATAAAATAACAATTTTCTTCTGTTCCATCCTTTTTATCAAGCTTTCTTTCACCCAAATAAGAAGGACTCCAGTTAAAACCTCTCTCGTGATTCATGGAGTCCGCATTCCCTTTTTATGCCAAAAAAACGAGTTTCTTCGACCGACATCCCTTCTTTAAGTTTCCTTGTGGTGTGCACATCACCAATAGAAACGTAACCCTCATAGGCAAGGGGATGAACGGGTAATTTGTATTCAGATATAAATTTTTCAACCCTTTCGTTCGACCAGTCCACGATAGGATGAAGTTTGGCCCGATTCCAATGCCAAGTTAAAATGGGAACGGCTTTTCTTGTGGAAGATTGTTCCCTGCGTAAACCCGAAATCCAACATCGGACATTCAGTTCATCCAAGGCCCTGTACATAGGTTCAACTTTCATTAACTGGTTATATTTTTCTATTCCTTCTTTCCCTTTTTCCCAGAGTTTTCCATACCGCGCTTCAAACCATGCGGCTGAAAGAATTGGCCTATAAATTTTGAGGTTAATTTTAAATTTCTCGACAAGACTATCGATATATTTGTATGTTTCGGGGAAAAGATAACCGGTATCGATCACGACAACGGGAATCTCTGGCCATACCGAAAGGGCAAGCTTTATCATGACAACCGCTTGTGCTCCAAAACTCGAACTGAGCACCACTTTTTTGTCAAAATATTCAATCGCCCAACCAATTCGTTCTATCGGTTCCTTTTTTTCCAAAATTTGGTTATACTTTTCTATAAAATCTAAAGACTCTCTTTTCATTTTTCTTTTATCCTCACCACAAAAAAAGGTTGTAAAAAAATTTAAATGAGATAAAACTATATACACTCTATAGAATATGCAGAATTTAGACAACTTAGAATCTCAAAGTATTTATATTTTTCGTGAAGCTCGTTATGCTTTCAAAAACTTGGCAATGCTCTGGTCCATGGGAAAGGATTCCAATGTCCTTTTATGGCTAGCTAAGAAAGCTTTTTGTGGACATATTCCCTTTCCCATTGTCCATATTGATACCACCTATGAATTCCCAGAGATGCTTGAATTCCGCTCTTGGGCAAAACAATATTACGGCTTTGAGCTGATCATCAAGATCAACCATGAAGCGATTGCCCGAGGAGTCAGTTACAAGACCCATGATCCGGTAACCGTTACTCATGAACTTAAAACAGTTGCCTTAAAACAAGCTTTGGAAGAATATAAGTGGGATGGTCTCATTACGGGTATTCGCAGGGATGAAGATGGAGTGAGAGCAAAGGAGCGCTATTTTTCCCCAAGAAATCAATCGATGGAATGGGAATATAAAAACCAGCCTCCTGAATTTTGGAATCTTTTCTTGGATACTCTTCCCAACAATGGACATGTGAGAATACAACCACTGCTTGACTGGACTGAACTGGATATTTGGCTTTACATCAAAAGAGAAAATATCCCTATTCCTCCTCTTTATTTCTCAAAAAATGGAAAGCGATTCCGTTCACTGGGCTGTTGGCCAATAACACACCCGGTTAATAGTCAGGCTTCAACAATAGATGAAATTATCGAAGAACTTTACCACACCAAAACTTCTGAAAGAGCGGGAAGAGCCCAGGATCACGCGGA
The DNA window shown above is from Methylacidiphilum caldifontis and carries:
- a CDS encoding NifX-associated nitrogen fixation protein, with the protein product MKLKEEKVDSQLVSDFIDELVNQMRAQDTYGSWDGKKNEELLKDYIIDVQKRKEIPIIGDPDPDILWRVELFFNAVALTIEKRTGVLVVPMMSMHHEGFGRVILFGGRLVVVNKTLRDVHRFGYPTLEKLGEAGAKYALMGIEMITRFPEVARFEG
- a CDS encoding cation transporter, whose product is MKITKLGILSAILASSCCAGPLILGALGLGVGSAFFSQFHWVFLIGGAVLLLWAWIRYGFKKGSCSCEDKKEESSRIELITLLLATGVFLFFLSMSFVPYVFGQKVSDKSLPAAALSQGSLVAKIPIEGMSCASCEMEISHAVKQLKGIKWVKVSFASKEATVIYDPKEVELEKILSSIRQTGYEPGKPIVYSRPVEVH
- a CDS encoding heavy metal-responsive transcriptional regulator, whose translation is MGEKTNNKPLTIGQLARLSAVGIETIRFYERKGLIHKPMRSASGYRLFDEKALKTIKFIRRAKALGLSLREIKELLFLPEENGCEKVNLKILRKIAELDNKIRDLERIKQLLEQLVSHCQNKIERDDCPILRSLKESEL
- the nifK gene encoding nitrogenase molybdenum-iron protein subunit beta gives rise to the protein MEKTDVSKSQNAENVLDHFNLFRQPQYLEMFERKKCEFENPAPANEVEKIREWTKSWDYREKNFAREAISINPSKACQPLGAIFAAVGFEGTLPFVHGSQGCVAYFRSHFSRHFKEPSSCVSSSMTEDAAVFGGLNNMIDGLANSFSLYKPKMIAVSTTCMAEVIGDDLNAFIKNARDKGSIPQDFDVPFAHTPSFVGSHVTGYDNMMKGILSYFWDGKAGTIPPVERKPVERINIIGGFDPYTVGNMRELKRILNLMGVNYLVVSDNSDVWDTPTDGTFRMYDGGTKLSDITEALHSKATISIQGFCTEKTLPYIAEKGQQTIAFHCPIGVRATDELLMEISKLSGKPIPEELEKERGRLVDAIADSTAHIHGKRFALFGDPDMALGLTGFLLELGAEPVHVLCTNGGKEWEEKAKALLASSPFGKNGNVYAGKDLWHMRSLLFTEPVDFLIGNTYAKYLERDTGTPLIRIGFPLFDRHHHHRYPIWGYQGGLNVLVWILDKIFDEMDKNTIVPAKSDYSYDIIR
- a CDS encoding inorganic diphosphatase, whose protein sequence is MTTSFSPLWRGVFHPWHDVSPGTTELPSQFHAVIEVSRGSSNKYELDKQTGLLRLDRVLYSAVYYPANYGFIPRTLAEDKDPLDVLVLGDEPVLPMTLVHARTIGLMVMEDQGQLDHKVVCVLTSDPEYSHLNDIHELPVHKLRVIRRFFEDYKALEHKKVVVEDFLPSKEAFPVIEESLQRYNKWRQQQAFHFD
- the nifE gene encoding nitrogenase iron-molybdenum cofactor biosynthesis protein NifE, with the translated sequence MNGTLSAKIQEVFNEPACQKNRSKSDKERKKGCTKILQPGAAAGGCAFDGAKIALQPITDVVHLVHGPIACEGNSWDNRGSKSSGSLLYRMGFTTDINEMDVIYGGEKKLFKAIREAIEKYHPPAVFVYNTCIPALIGDDLEAVCKAAKEKFGIPVVPIQSPGFAGSKNLGNKLAGEALLDYVIGTEEPEITTPYDINIIGEYNLAGELWQVKPLFDQLGIRIAACITGDSRYREIASCHRARAAMLVCSKAMVNIARKMEERYGIPFFEGSFYGISDMSDALRNISRLLVQRGAPEELLAKTEILIRHEEQRAWQRMEKYKKRLSGKRVLLITGGVKSWSVVSALQEVGLIVVGTSVKKSTAEDKERIKKIMGEDAHMIEEMTPKEMYKMLKEAEADILLSGGRSQFVALKAKVPWLDINQERHHAYAGYEGMVNLVDQIDRALSNPVWAVVKTPAPWD
- the nifN gene encoding nitrogenase iron-molybdenum cofactor biosynthesis protein NifN; its protein translation is MATILHGKKACSVSPLKMSQPIGGAFAFMGMNRCMPVLHGSQGCTAFGLVLFVRHFREMIPLQTTAMNEVTTIMGGLDNIEQAVLNIYKRARPRIIGICSTGLTETKGDDVESYIKIVRQRHPEIDDCKLIYVSTPDFVGDFQDGWSKTVTKMIEELVEASTETIKGQINILTASHLTAADIEEIRQMVEDFGLFPIILPDISGSLDGHVPEEFSPTTTGGTELEMVQEMAKSQFTIAIGEQMRGAALTLEMKTGIPFYIFDRLTGLRAVDHFLERLSCLSARPVPGKYRRQRSQLLDAMLDCQFYFGGLKVAIGAEPDLLWAIANLLVEMGAQITTAVTTTDSVLLHSLPCEEVMIGDLEDLEIRATGADLILTHSHGRGVSRRLGIPLYRIGFPLFDRVGAAHKLNVGYRGSRNILFEISNLIIEHHEENPEVSPLKNTNHEGIDDESCLCNAGFKKS
- the nifX gene encoding nitrogen fixation protein NifX — protein: MKVAFATQDLKRVDAHFGWAKNIMIFEVEKDSHRHLQTVSFDGDLKEDGNEDKLEPKLEVIKDCSILYVAAIGGSGAARVVAKGIHPVKSNNAESIEDILIRLRQILNGTPPPWLRKAMNKGKEKVFNFEEE